The following proteins come from a genomic window of Prionailurus viverrinus isolate Anna chromosome D1, UM_Priviv_1.0, whole genome shotgun sequence:
- the MTA2 gene encoding metastasis-associated protein MTA2 isoform X2, with protein sequence MEMKVWDPDNPLTDRQIDQFLVVARAVGTFARALDCSSSIRQPSLHMSAAAASRDITLFHAMDTLQRNGYDLAKAMSTLVPQGGPVLCRDEMEEWSASEAMLFEEALEKYGKDFNDIRQDFLPWKSLASIVQFYYMWKTTDRYIQQKRLKAAEADSKLKQVYIPTYTKPNPNQIISVGSKPGMNGAGFQKGLTCESCHTTQSAQWYAWGPPNMQCRLCASCWIYWKKYGGLKTPTQLEGAARGTTEPHSRGHLSRPEAQSLSPYTTSANRAKLLAKNRQTFLLQTTKLTRLARRMCRDLLQPRRAARRPYAPINANAIKAECSIRLPKAAKTPLKIHPLVRLPLATIVKDLVAQAPLKPKTPRGTKTPINRNQLTQNRGLGGIMVKRAYETMSGAGVPFSANGRPLASGIRSSSQPAAKRQKLNPADAPNPVVFVATKDTRALRKALTHLEMRRAARRPNLPLKVKPPLIAVRPPVPLSAPSHPASTNEPIVLED encoded by the exons ATGGAGATGAAGGTCTGGGACCCGGACAACCCTCTCACAGACCGGCAGATTGATCAGTTTCTCGTGGTGGCCCG GGCCGTGGGGACCTTCGCAAGAGCCCTAGATTGCAGCAGCTCCATTCGGCAGCCGAGCCTGCACATGAGTGCAGCTGCTGCCTCTCGAGATATCACGCTG TTTCATGCCATGGATACGTTGCAGAGGAACGGCTATGACTTGGCTAAGGCCATGTCGACCCTGGTGCCCCAGGGAGGCCCGGTGCTGTGTCGGGACGAGATGGAGGAGTGGTCGGCCTCGGAGGCCATGCTGTTTGAGGAGGCCCTGGAGAAGTACGGCAAGGATTTCAATGATATTCGCCAGGATTTT CTGCCTTGGAAGTCACTCGCCAGCATAGTCCAGTTTTACTACATGTGGAAAACCACAGACCGCTATATTCAGCAG AAAAGATTGAAAGCTGCTGAAGCAGACAGCAAACTGAAACAAGTCTATATCCCCACCTA TACTAAGCCAAATCCTAACCAGATCATCTCTGTGGGCTCGAAACCTGGCATGAATGGGGCTGGATTCCAGAAGGGCCTGACTTGCGAGAGCTGCCACA CCACACAGTCTGCCCAGTGGTACGCCTGGGGCCCACCCAACATGCAGTGCCGCCTCTGTGCTTCCTGTTGGATCTACTGGAAGAAGTATGGGGGACTGAAGACCCCGACCCAGCTTGAGGGGGCTGCCCGGGGCACAACA GAGCCACACTCGAGGGGTCATTTGTCTCGACCTGAAGCCCAGAGTCTCTCCCCCTATACGACCAGCGCCAACCGGGCCAAGCTACTGGCTAAGAACAGGCAAACATTCCTGCTTCAGACCACAAAGCTGACCCGTCTTGCCAGACGCATGTGCAGGGACCTGTTACAGCCGAGGAGGGCTGCCCGACGACCCTATGCCCCTATCAATGCCAATGCCATCAAGGCAGAGT GCTCCATTCGACTTCCTAAGGCTGCGAAAACTCCACTGAAGATTCACCCTCTGGTGCGGCTGCCCCTGGCAACTATTGTCAAAGATTTGG tggcccaggcacctctgaaaCCAAAAACACCTCGGGGTACCAAGACACCGATCAACAGAAACCAGCTGACCCAGAACCGGGGTCTGGGGGGCATTATGGTGAAACGGGCCTATGAGACT ATGTCAGGAGCCGGGGTCCCCTTCTCTGCCAATGGAAGGCCTCTGGCCTCAGGGATTCGTTCAAGCTCACAGCCAGCAGCCAAGCGTCAGAAACTAAACCCGGCTGATGCTCCCAATCCTGTGGTGTTTGTGGCCACAAAGGATACCAG GGCCCTGCGGAAGGCTCTGACCCATCTGGAAATGCGGCGAGCTGCTCGCCGGCCCAATTTGCCCCTGAAGGTGAAGCCACCACTGATTGCAGTGCGGCCCCCGGTCCCACTATCTGCACCGTCACATCCTGCCAGCACCAATGAGCCTATTGTCCTGGAGGATTAA
- the MTA2 gene encoding metastasis-associated protein MTA2 isoform X1, which translates to MAANMYRVGDYVYFENSSSNPYLVRRIEELNKTANGNVEAKVVCLFRRRDISSSLNSLADSNAREFEEESKQPGVSEQQRHQLKHRELFLSRQFESLPATHIRGKCSVTLLNETDILSQYLEKEDCFFYSLVFDPVQKTLLADQGEIRVGCKYQAEIPDRLAEGESDNRNQQKMEMKVWDPDNPLTDRQIDQFLVVARAVGTFARALDCSSSIRQPSLHMSAAAASRDITLFHAMDTLQRNGYDLAKAMSTLVPQGGPVLCRDEMEEWSASEAMLFEEALEKYGKDFNDIRQDFLPWKSLASIVQFYYMWKTTDRYIQQKRLKAAEADSKLKQVYIPTYTKPNPNQIISVGSKPGMNGAGFQKGLTCESCHTTQSAQWYAWGPPNMQCRLCASCWIYWKKYGGLKTPTQLEGAARGTTEPHSRGHLSRPEAQSLSPYTTSANRAKLLAKNRQTFLLQTTKLTRLARRMCRDLLQPRRAARRPYAPINANAIKAECSIRLPKAAKTPLKIHPLVRLPLATIVKDLVAQAPLKPKTPRGTKTPINRNQLTQNRGLGGIMVKRAYETMSGAGVPFSANGRPLASGIRSSSQPAAKRQKLNPADAPNPVVFVATKDTRALRKALTHLEMRRAARRPNLPLKVKPPLIAVRPPVPLSAPSHPASTNEPIVLED; encoded by the exons ATGGCGGCCAACATGTACCGGGTGGGGG ATTACGTCTATTTTGAGAACTCTTCCAGCAATCCTTACCTGGTTAGACGGATTGAGGAGCTCAACAAG ACAGCAAATGGAAACGTGGAGGCAAAGGTTGTGTGCCTTTTCCGGCGAAGGGACATTTCTAGTAGCCTCAACAGCCTGGCTGATAGCAATGCCA GGGAGTTTGAGGAGGAATCAAAGCAGCCAGGGGTGTCAGAGCAGCAGCGACATCAACTGAAGCACCGGGAGCTTTTTCTTTCTCGGCAGTTTGAATCGTTACCAGCCACCCACATAAG GGGGAAATGCAGCGTGACCCTCTTGAATGAGACCGACATCTTGAGCCAATACTTGGAAAAGGAG GACTGCTTTTTTTACTCACTGGTGTTCGACCCTGTGCAGAAGACGCTTTTAGCCGATCAGGGGGAGATCCGAGTTGGTTGCAAATACCAAGCCGAGATCCCAGATCGTCTGGCAGAGG GAGAATCTGATAATCGGAACCAACAGAAGATGGAGATGAAGGTCTGGGACCCGGACAACCCTCTCACAGACCGGCAGATTGATCAGTTTCTCGTGGTGGCCCG GGCCGTGGGGACCTTCGCAAGAGCCCTAGATTGCAGCAGCTCCATTCGGCAGCCGAGCCTGCACATGAGTGCAGCTGCTGCCTCTCGAGATATCACGCTG TTTCATGCCATGGATACGTTGCAGAGGAACGGCTATGACTTGGCTAAGGCCATGTCGACCCTGGTGCCCCAGGGAGGCCCGGTGCTGTGTCGGGACGAGATGGAGGAGTGGTCGGCCTCGGAGGCCATGCTGTTTGAGGAGGCCCTGGAGAAGTACGGCAAGGATTTCAATGATATTCGCCAGGATTTT CTGCCTTGGAAGTCACTCGCCAGCATAGTCCAGTTTTACTACATGTGGAAAACCACAGACCGCTATATTCAGCAG AAAAGATTGAAAGCTGCTGAAGCAGACAGCAAACTGAAACAAGTCTATATCCCCACCTA TACTAAGCCAAATCCTAACCAGATCATCTCTGTGGGCTCGAAACCTGGCATGAATGGGGCTGGATTCCAGAAGGGCCTGACTTGCGAGAGCTGCCACA CCACACAGTCTGCCCAGTGGTACGCCTGGGGCCCACCCAACATGCAGTGCCGCCTCTGTGCTTCCTGTTGGATCTACTGGAAGAAGTATGGGGGACTGAAGACCCCGACCCAGCTTGAGGGGGCTGCCCGGGGCACAACA GAGCCACACTCGAGGGGTCATTTGTCTCGACCTGAAGCCCAGAGTCTCTCCCCCTATACGACCAGCGCCAACCGGGCCAAGCTACTGGCTAAGAACAGGCAAACATTCCTGCTTCAGACCACAAAGCTGACCCGTCTTGCCAGACGCATGTGCAGGGACCTGTTACAGCCGAGGAGGGCTGCCCGACGACCCTATGCCCCTATCAATGCCAATGCCATCAAGGCAGAGT GCTCCATTCGACTTCCTAAGGCTGCGAAAACTCCACTGAAGATTCACCCTCTGGTGCGGCTGCCCCTGGCAACTATTGTCAAAGATTTGG tggcccaggcacctctgaaaCCAAAAACACCTCGGGGTACCAAGACACCGATCAACAGAAACCAGCTGACCCAGAACCGGGGTCTGGGGGGCATTATGGTGAAACGGGCCTATGAGACT ATGTCAGGAGCCGGGGTCCCCTTCTCTGCCAATGGAAGGCCTCTGGCCTCAGGGATTCGTTCAAGCTCACAGCCAGCAGCCAAGCGTCAGAAACTAAACCCGGCTGATGCTCCCAATCCTGTGGTGTTTGTGGCCACAAAGGATACCAG GGCCCTGCGGAAGGCTCTGACCCATCTGGAAATGCGGCGAGCTGCTCGCCGGCCCAATTTGCCCCTGAAGGTGAAGCCACCACTGATTGCAGTGCGGCCCCCGGTCCCACTATCTGCACCGTCACATCCTGCCAGCACCAATGAGCCTATTGTCCTGGAGGATTAA